The proteins below are encoded in one region of Metabacillus dongyingensis:
- a CDS encoding ABC transporter ATP-binding protein: MTNLLQFENVSYWYHHENKKHVILNDISIGFNKGSFYTIVGPSGSGKTTFLALASALDVAKEGSVLYEGKNIKKIGLSNFRNKYVSIVFQSYNLLPYMTALQNVTTAMEITGSAQPNKNEFALQILEKVGISEKQARQKVLTLSGGQQQRVSIARALSCQSELIIADEPTGNLDEDTAKDIVRLFQDLAHKEDKCIIVVTHDQNIAAISDVTVKLSKGSFYVSQNREAVGLKS; the protein is encoded by the coding sequence ATGACTAATCTGCTGCAATTTGAAAATGTCAGCTACTGGTACCATCATGAAAATAAAAAACATGTGATTTTGAACGATATTTCCATTGGTTTTAACAAAGGAAGCTTCTATACTATTGTCGGACCATCAGGTTCAGGAAAAACAACCTTTCTCGCACTCGCAAGCGCACTTGACGTCGCGAAAGAAGGCTCCGTATTATATGAAGGCAAAAACATTAAGAAAATCGGCCTTTCAAACTTTCGCAATAAATATGTATCGATCGTTTTTCAATCCTATAACCTCCTGCCTTATATGACAGCCCTTCAGAATGTCACGACGGCTATGGAGATCACTGGATCGGCCCAGCCAAACAAAAATGAATTTGCTTTGCAGATCTTAGAGAAAGTTGGCATTTCCGAGAAACAGGCAAGACAAAAAGTGCTGACCTTAAGCGGAGGACAGCAGCAGCGCGTCTCCATCGCGAGGGCGCTTTCCTGTCAATCTGAATTAATCATTGCAGACGAGCCAACGGGGAATTTAGATGAGGACACAGCCAAAGACATTGTCCGCCTCTTTCAAGACCTTGCCCATAAGGAAGATAAATGTATTATTGTTGTCACCCATGATCAAAATATTGCGGCGATTTCCGATGTGACAGTGAAGCTTTCTAAGGGGAGTTTTTATGTGAGTCAAAATAGGGAAGCGGTTGGTTTAAAAAGCTAA
- a CDS encoding ABC transporter ATP-binding protein: MSDPFFKVDKLKTAFSTDKGEVVSVEEVSFELEKGETLGIVGESGCGKSVTSLSIMRLLGKHGYLKEGSIMLNKTDLSKLSEAEMRKYRGNEISMIFQEPMSSLNPVFTIGNQLVESIRLHTNMNAKAAKKYGVQMLEKVKIPRAEEIMDQYPHALSGGMRQRVMIAMALSCNPSLLIADEPTTALDVTIQAQILQLMKDLREESKTAIILITHDLGVIAEMADKVLVMYAGQVVEEADVFTLFDDPKHPYTKGLMQSIPHLESDKHERLYSIPGAVPTLQNMPKGCRYYARCPYARDKCLSENPALDSLDENNPHKVRCWLYEGQRSSEAASDMEVQV, encoded by the coding sequence GTGTCAGATCCTTTTTTTAAGGTTGATAAATTAAAGACGGCTTTTTCAACAGATAAAGGGGAAGTCGTTTCTGTAGAGGAGGTTTCCTTTGAACTTGAGAAGGGGGAAACCCTCGGAATTGTAGGAGAATCAGGCTGCGGGAAAAGTGTCACCTCTTTATCCATCATGCGTTTGCTGGGGAAGCACGGATACCTTAAAGAAGGTTCAATCATGTTAAACAAAACGGATTTATCCAAATTATCGGAAGCGGAAATGAGGAAGTACCGCGGGAATGAAATTTCCATGATCTTTCAGGAGCCGATGTCGTCACTCAATCCGGTTTTCACGATTGGAAATCAGCTCGTTGAATCGATCAGGCTTCATACGAACATGAATGCAAAAGCAGCCAAAAAGTATGGTGTCCAAATGCTTGAGAAAGTAAAAATCCCAAGAGCAGAAGAAATAATGGATCAATACCCTCACGCACTATCTGGAGGCATGAGACAAAGAGTCATGATTGCGATGGCATTGTCATGCAATCCAAGTTTATTAATAGCGGATGAACCGACGACAGCCTTGGATGTCACGATTCAAGCGCAAATACTTCAGCTGATGAAGGACTTACGTGAAGAATCTAAAACAGCGATTATATTGATTACCCATGATCTGGGAGTTATAGCGGAAATGGCCGATAAGGTGCTTGTCATGTATGCAGGGCAAGTTGTGGAGGAAGCGGATGTGTTTACCTTATTCGATGACCCAAAGCATCCCTATACGAAAGGGCTGATGCAGTCTATTCCGCATTTGGAGTCGGACAAGCATGAGCGGCTTTATTCCATTCCCGGTGCTGTCCCAACGCTGCAGAATATGCCGAAGGGCTGCCGCTATTATGCCAGATGTCCATATGCACGTGATAAATGTTTATCCGAAAACCCAGCTCTGGATTCTTTAGATGAAAACAATCCTCATAAAGTTAGGTGCTGGTTATATGAAGGGCAAAGGAGCAGCGAAGCAGCTTCTGACATGGAGGTACAAGTATGA
- a CDS encoding ABC transporter permease: protein MFQYIVRRILIAIPVLFGVTVFNFFIVNLAPGDPVEMYINPDATEQDIAIKKEALGLNDPIYVQYWHWLVNILKGDFGNSFTTYEPVINMISERVFPTLLLMGTALIIAYLIAIPIGIISAVKQYSWTDYLTTTFSFLGVSIPSFFLGLGAIYIFSLILQVLPTGGMNTLGGSSGFFDTFLHLILPAFVLGTGIAGSMVRYVRSSMLEVLGQDYLRTARAKGLKEFVVTNKHALRNALIPIITIIGMDIPLLIGGAVVTEQIFQWPGLGQLTIQAIGSRDYPTLMAINLLAAVSVLLSNLLSDVLYSVADPRIKYT from the coding sequence GTGTTCCAGTATATAGTGCGCAGAATTCTTATTGCCATACCTGTCTTATTTGGTGTGACAGTATTCAATTTTTTCATTGTGAATCTGGCACCAGGCGATCCTGTAGAAATGTATATTAACCCTGATGCAACAGAACAGGATATTGCCATTAAGAAAGAGGCTCTTGGATTAAATGACCCTATCTATGTTCAATACTGGCACTGGCTCGTCAACATCTTGAAGGGTGACTTTGGAAATTCATTTACGACATATGAACCTGTAATCAATATGATATCTGAAAGGGTTTTTCCAACTCTTCTGCTTATGGGGACGGCTTTGATTATAGCTTACTTAATTGCGATTCCAATCGGCATTATTAGTGCGGTAAAACAGTATTCATGGACAGATTATCTCACTACAACTTTCTCATTTCTTGGTGTATCGATTCCGAGTTTTTTCCTTGGACTCGGTGCCATCTATATTTTCTCCTTGATATTGCAAGTGCTGCCAACAGGAGGGATGAACACTCTAGGCGGATCGAGCGGGTTTTTTGATACATTTCTTCACCTCATTTTGCCTGCCTTTGTACTTGGGACTGGGATTGCAGGAAGTATGGTCCGTTATGTGAGGTCAAGCATGCTTGAGGTGTTAGGGCAGGATTACCTTCGGACGGCCAGAGCTAAAGGATTGAAGGAATTTGTTGTTACAAATAAACATGCACTTAGAAATGCTCTTATCCCCATCATCACCATTATAGGTATGGATATTCCCTTACTAATTGGGGGCGCTGTCGTAACCGAACAGATTTTCCAATGGCCAGGACTCGGCCAATTAACCATTCAAGCCATTGGATCAAGGGACTACCCAACCTTAATGGCAATAAATTTACTGGCCGCAGTTAGTGTGCTGTTGTCCAACCTGCTCTCTGATGTTCTTTATTCTGTAGCAGACCCGAGAATCAAGTACACCTAA
- a CDS encoding ABC transporter permease yields the protein MNFMKRGFLSVKARAGKSLLQVFIFTVICVFVLSGLSIQSAAEKSSVLARESLGGEVTLNVDMEKLMEQQRSESTEEGERVRFQPVPIQEESAEELTSYSQVKGYNFLSSTFGTAADFEPIENESADAAETEEAAPGRMGGGAMAAADLTLQGVMFTDSVQSFLNSESAIVEGRHLTDEDLEKKVTVIEKTLAEENELAVGDKVTVQSTADEETSLELEIVGIYETASAGSDLGGRNVTAMNPYNLLYVPYTAATALKGADYEGTIDQAVYYMNDPEKIDSFVDEAKENSSIDFETFKLDANDQTYQQMIGPINNVASFSKNVVYLVTIAGAVILGLIIMMSIRERKYEMGVLLAIGEKKWKLVGQFLFEILIIAVLALGVSSVTGQAVAKQFGDQLLSQELTQTEETASNPASFGGGRGGMGMGGPFGMQQSAADADPIDELQIEVTGEDLGILFGIGLLIAIISALIPALSVLRLQPKTILTKQD from the coding sequence ATGAATTTTATGAAACGCGGTTTTTTAAGTGTGAAAGCACGTGCAGGAAAAAGCCTGCTGCAAGTCTTTATTTTTACTGTCATTTGCGTGTTTGTCCTATCAGGGCTGTCAATTCAGTCAGCTGCTGAAAAATCAAGTGTGCTTGCGAGAGAGTCGCTTGGAGGCGAAGTGACTCTTAATGTCGACATGGAAAAACTGATGGAACAGCAGCGCAGCGAAAGTACGGAAGAAGGCGAGAGAGTTCGCTTTCAGCCTGTTCCCATACAGGAAGAATCAGCTGAGGAGCTGACCTCCTATTCACAAGTAAAAGGCTATAACTTCTTATCCTCTACATTTGGAACAGCAGCGGACTTCGAGCCAATCGAAAATGAATCCGCGGATGCTGCAGAAACAGAAGAAGCTGCTCCGGGCAGAATGGGAGGCGGGGCAATGGCTGCCGCTGATCTTACACTGCAGGGTGTCATGTTTACGGATTCTGTCCAATCCTTCTTAAACAGTGAATCTGCTATTGTAGAAGGCCGCCACCTGACAGATGAAGATTTAGAGAAAAAGGTAACGGTCATAGAAAAAACACTCGCTGAAGAAAATGAGTTAGCAGTTGGCGATAAGGTCACTGTGCAATCAACTGCTGATGAAGAGACATCATTAGAACTTGAGATTGTGGGAATCTACGAAACTGCCTCTGCAGGCTCAGATCTTGGAGGCAGAAACGTCACAGCTATGAATCCATACAACCTGCTTTATGTTCCATATACAGCAGCAACTGCTCTTAAGGGAGCTGATTACGAAGGAACCATTGATCAGGCAGTTTATTACATGAACGATCCTGAGAAAATTGACAGCTTCGTGGATGAGGCAAAAGAAAACAGCAGCATCGATTTTGAAACGTTCAAATTGGATGCCAATGATCAGACATATCAGCAAATGATCGGTCCGATTAATAATGTAGCCTCTTTTTCAAAAAATGTTGTGTATTTAGTAACCATTGCCGGTGCAGTCATTTTAGGCCTCATCATTATGATGTCTATTCGTGAACGCAAATATGAAATGGGCGTCCTGCTTGCGATTGGGGAAAAGAAGTGGAAGCTAGTAGGTCAATTCTTGTTTGAAATTTTAATTATCGCTGTTCTGGCTCTTGGCGTTTCATCCGTAACCGGTCAAGCTGTGGCAAAACAGTTCGGAGATCAGCTGCTGTCTCAGGAGCTTACTCAAACAGAAGAAACCGCATCAAACCCTGCTTCATTCGGTGGCGGACGAGGCGGCATGGGAATGGGCGGACCGTTTGGCATGCAGCAGTCTGCTGCAGATGCAGATCCGATTGATGAACTTCAAATTGAAGTGACCGGAGAGGACTTAGGCATTCTCTTTGGCATAGGGCTGTTAATCGCTATTATTTCAGCACTAATTCCAGCTTTATCTGTTTTGAGACTTCAGCCAAAAACAATCTTAACGAAACAAGACTAA
- a CDS encoding M20 family metallopeptidase, with translation MSIPYYERLSQLIEKKRDLFIHVSDEIWSYAETRYEEVQSAEQMAETLEMEGFEVEREAGGISTAVVGSCGNGSPVIAILGEYDALFNLSQEKGISHKSPIENEGNGHGCGHNLLGTGALAAAVILKDYMLESGLQGTIRFYGCPAEEGGGGKGFMVRAGLFDDVDAALTWHPGSTNHIQSSGNLATCQIYFTFNGRSSHAAASPHLGRSALDAVELMNLGANFLREHLIQDARLHYAITNSGGKSPNVVQPFAEVLYKLRAPEFAQVQEIYERVLKIAEGAALMTETELDVRFDAGSSNLVLNKTLESVMFENFQKIGLPNFTEQEQDFAKEIQSTFSKDTSYPYLSDELKPYKYNEGFSYGSTDVGDVSWLVPTAQCSVVTAAVGTPFHTWQVVSQGGMSIGHKGMLHAGKVLAATAVDLLVHPGKVKEAKEEHARALNGRHYLSPLAAEAEPQPIASVIF, from the coding sequence ATGAGTATCCCTTACTATGAACGTTTATCTCAGCTTATTGAAAAAAAGCGTGACCTATTCATTCACGTCAGTGACGAAATTTGGAGCTATGCCGAAACTCGATATGAAGAAGTTCAGTCTGCTGAACAAATGGCAGAAACATTGGAAATGGAAGGTTTTGAGGTTGAGAGGGAAGCAGGCGGCATATCAACGGCAGTTGTCGGAAGCTGCGGAAACGGAAGTCCTGTCATTGCGATTCTTGGGGAATATGATGCCCTGTTTAATCTAAGTCAGGAAAAAGGGATCTCACATAAATCTCCAATTGAAAATGAGGGGAACGGACACGGATGCGGGCATAATCTGCTTGGGACAGGTGCGCTTGCAGCGGCAGTTATATTAAAGGACTACATGCTGGAATCGGGTTTACAAGGTACAATCCGCTTTTACGGTTGTCCGGCTGAAGAAGGCGGCGGCGGAAAAGGGTTCATGGTCAGAGCGGGATTGTTTGACGACGTGGACGCAGCGCTGACATGGCATCCAGGATCCACTAACCATATTCAATCCTCAGGAAACTTAGCGACTTGCCAGATTTATTTCACTTTTAATGGGAGAAGCTCACATGCTGCAGCAAGCCCTCATTTAGGAAGAAGTGCATTAGATGCAGTCGAACTGATGAATTTAGGCGCCAATTTTTTAAGAGAGCATCTTATTCAGGATGCCAGGCTTCACTACGCCATTACGAACTCAGGCGGAAAATCGCCAAATGTTGTTCAGCCGTTTGCCGAAGTCTTGTACAAGCTTAGAGCTCCAGAATTTGCACAAGTGCAGGAGATATACGAAAGAGTGTTAAAAATTGCTGAAGGAGCAGCGTTAATGACGGAAACAGAGCTAGATGTCCGCTTTGATGCCGGTTCTTCCAATCTCGTATTAAATAAAACGCTGGAATCTGTCATGTTTGAAAACTTCCAAAAAATCGGTCTTCCGAATTTTACGGAACAAGAGCAAGACTTTGCCAAAGAAATTCAGTCAACTTTCTCTAAGGACACATCGTATCCTTATTTATCAGATGAACTAAAACCATACAAATATAATGAGGGTTTTTCTTATGGATCAACAGATGTCGGAGATGTCAGCTGGCTTGTGCCAACCGCACAGTGTTCAGTTGTCACAGCTGCTGTAGGAACTCCTTTTCATACGTGGCAGGTTGTTTCACAGGGGGGAATGAGCATCGGTCATAAAGGCATGCTTCATGCAGGGAAAGTACTTGCTGCGACAGCTGTTGATTTGCTTGTTCACCCAGGGAAAGTGAAGGAAGCCAAAGAAGAACATGCAAGAGCACTAAACGGAAGGCACTATCTTTCGCCGCTTGCAGCTGAAGCAGAACCACAGCCGATCGCAAGTGTTATTTTCTAA
- the opp4C gene encoding oligopeptide ABC transporter permease produces MSFANPKVEVEVNLPPRELREDLGKEESNFKEITKRFFKHKLAVVGLVIFTIMAIIAVFAPVFAPLSPYDIKGEFSSAPSSTHILGTDQVGRDLLSRLIYASRVSLSVGIGAVAIYITIGTILGALAGYFGKWVDMIIMRLTDIFMSFPYLMVILVLVSVVGPSLFNIILVIGLLGWPSVARLVRGCVLSVKEMDYIKSGVALGYSAPKIVFQHILPNCLAPILVNATFGIASAIILETSLSFLGMGVQPPAASWGNMLTEAQSLTVLGTQPWLWIPPGLMIILSVLSINFMGDGLRDALDPKSFK; encoded by the coding sequence ATGTCTTTTGCTAACCCGAAGGTTGAAGTTGAGGTTAATCTGCCGCCGCGAGAATTGAGAGAGGATTTAGGGAAAGAAGAAAGCAATTTCAAAGAAATTACCAAGAGGTTTTTCAAGCATAAGCTAGCGGTTGTGGGCCTCGTTATTTTTACGATTATGGCAATAATCGCAGTGTTTGCGCCTGTTTTTGCTCCGCTCAGTCCTTATGATATCAAAGGAGAGTTTTCCTCAGCGCCTTCCTCAACACACATTCTAGGTACTGACCAGGTTGGGAGAGATTTATTAAGCCGCCTCATTTATGCATCACGAGTGTCCCTGTCAGTTGGCATTGGAGCCGTTGCCATTTACATAACGATTGGGACAATCCTCGGTGCCTTAGCTGGTTATTTTGGCAAGTGGGTTGATATGATCATCATGCGTTTAACAGATATATTTATGTCTTTTCCTTATTTAATGGTCATTCTTGTTCTTGTCAGTGTGGTAGGTCCCAGCCTTTTTAACATTATCCTAGTTATTGGACTCCTGGGCTGGCCGTCAGTGGCGCGCTTAGTCAGGGGATGCGTACTGTCAGTAAAAGAGATGGACTATATTAAATCCGGTGTTGCGCTTGGATATTCAGCTCCTAAAATTGTTTTTCAGCATATTTTGCCAAACTGTCTTGCGCCTATTCTAGTAAATGCAACGTTTGGAATTGCTTCTGCCATTATCCTTGAAACCTCGTTGAGTTTTCTGGGCATGGGAGTACAGCCGCCAGCTGCCAGTTGGGGAAACATGCTGACTGAGGCACAGTCCTTAACCGTGCTTGGCACGCAGCCCTGGCTTTGGATTCCGCCTGGTTTAATGATTATCCTGTCAGTTCTTTCGATTAATTTCATGGGTGACGGACTGCGTGATGCATTAGATCCGAAAAGCTTTAAATAA
- a CDS encoding M20 family metallopeptidase, producing MQEQQAAERISNKVSKMIESKKDIFISISDQIWEYAETRFEEYKSAELLCKTLEQQGFTVDRGVGNMATAFIGSFGADGPIVAILGEFDALAELSQKKGVADHDPVTQGGNGHGCGHNLLGSGSLAAAVAVKEFMEANNLPGTIRYYGCPGEEGGSGKTFMVREGLFADVDYALCWHPGTGNGVMNGSSLANYQVYFKFKGRSAHAAQSPHTGRSALDAVAMMNAGVNYLREHVIQDARLHYSITNTGGFSPNVVQSEAEVLYLVRAPNVSQVDEIYKRVCKIAEGAALMTETDLEIIFDKACSNLIPNNTIQKVLHEKFIEFGTPKFNEEDLQFAKNIRATLTDEDKTFGLSKEMKNKDLADSVIPLDVTVNIAGSTDVGDVSWVVPTGQIQTACFAAGTAFHTYQIVAQGAMPLAHKGMLHAGKVMAAAALEILNSPELITLAKQELAGKTQDDPYRNPIPNDVVPSARK from the coding sequence ATGCAAGAGCAGCAAGCAGCTGAAAGAATATCGAATAAGGTTTCGAAAATGATTGAATCGAAGAAAGATATTTTCATATCGATAAGCGATCAAATATGGGAATATGCGGAGACACGCTTTGAAGAATATAAATCGGCAGAGCTTCTTTGTAAAACGCTTGAACAGCAAGGTTTTACAGTAGACAGAGGTGTTGGGAATATGGCTACCGCATTTATTGGAAGTTTTGGAGCAGATGGACCCATTGTTGCTATCTTGGGTGAATTCGATGCCCTCGCCGAGTTGAGTCAGAAAAAGGGGGTGGCGGATCATGATCCCGTCACTCAGGGAGGGAATGGACACGGATGCGGGCACAATTTACTTGGATCAGGTTCACTGGCCGCGGCAGTCGCTGTTAAAGAATTTATGGAAGCGAACAATCTGCCAGGAACAATCCGCTACTATGGTTGTCCTGGTGAGGAAGGCGGGTCCGGCAAAACCTTTATGGTCAGGGAAGGACTGTTTGCAGATGTCGATTATGCGCTGTGCTGGCATCCGGGAACGGGAAACGGTGTCATGAACGGCAGCTCTCTAGCTAACTATCAAGTTTATTTTAAATTCAAAGGCCGCTCGGCTCACGCAGCACAAAGCCCGCACACGGGGCGAAGCGCTCTCGACGCGGTTGCTATGATGAATGCCGGAGTCAATTATCTGAGGGAACATGTCATTCAGGATGCCAGATTGCATTATTCGATTACAAATACAGGTGGTTTTTCACCAAACGTTGTTCAGTCTGAAGCAGAAGTGCTTTATCTGGTTCGTGCGCCAAACGTCAGCCAAGTTGACGAGATTTATAAGAGAGTCTGCAAAATTGCCGAAGGAGCAGCACTGATGACTGAAACCGATCTTGAAATTATTTTTGATAAAGCCTGCTCCAATCTCATTCCTAATAACACGATTCAAAAGGTGCTGCATGAAAAGTTCATAGAGTTTGGAACACCCAAGTTTAATGAAGAAGATTTACAGTTTGCGAAAAACATCCGCGCAACGCTGACTGACGAGGATAAAACATTTGGCCTGTCTAAAGAAATGAAGAATAAGGATTTAGCTGATTCTGTCATCCCTTTGGACGTCACGGTGAACATTGCAGGCTCTACAGACGTTGGCGATGTAAGCTGGGTTGTGCCTACCGGACAGATTCAAACAGCATGCTTTGCTGCAGGCACAGCGTTTCATACATACCAAATTGTAGCGCAGGGTGCCATGCCGCTTGCTCATAAAGGCATGCTTCACGCAGGAAAAGTCATGGCAGCAGCAGCTCTTGAAATCTTAAACAGTCCTGAGTTAATCACTCTGGCAAAACAGGAGCTGGCTGGAAAAACCCAAGATGACCCTTATCGTAATCCAATACCAAATGATGTTGTTCCGTCCGCCAGAAAATAG
- a CDS encoding ABC transporter substrate-binding protein, translating into MKLIKNSICMILSLLLLAACSAGGTSTTSSGGSGDSSMFIGMVNPPVTFNPINSTDVAAQFLEKFMFDTFLDMDAPQSFTPKLAESFETTDQQNYTVKIQKDAKWSDGEPVTAADAIFTMNLVANPKTETSVGNFLTIIDGLDDSGKLPEGETEIPSIEEVDEKTFTFKTKQPVDPNMVKEQLGAKFMILPKHVLQDVKPEDLSKDPFMQKPTVTNGPFNFVVYKKDQYVEYEANENYYLGKPKLNKMFVKIMPAANIVAQLQTGELSMNAAGGIGKIPANDYETVEKFQNVTTKFEKTYGYQSIMFNTESVADPKIRQAVAYAIDRKAIVDKLLKGEGEIVDGPYTSVSPYLDKDLKTYTYDPEKAKQLLKEAGWDFNKPLNIIVPTGNKVREQSADIITQDLKAIGLKTNVTTYDFPTLLAKAKAGDYDVMFIGFTNSLDPDISSMYKSNAPSNYMKYNSEKSDELLNKGKSEPDVEKRKEIYSELQKLWNEDLPVFTLYSDNDFSAVSKEVKEGEPKVFGFHKNLQNWTMTGSN; encoded by the coding sequence ATGAAGTTGATCAAAAATTCGATCTGTATGATTTTAAGTCTTTTGTTACTCGCAGCCTGCAGTGCGGGTGGAACAAGTACAACAAGCAGTGGTGGTTCAGGAGATAGCAGCATGTTCATTGGAATGGTAAATCCTCCTGTAACCTTTAATCCGATTAATTCTACTGATGTTGCTGCACAATTTCTTGAGAAATTTATGTTTGATACGTTTTTGGATATGGATGCGCCGCAAAGCTTCACACCAAAGCTTGCCGAATCATTTGAGACCACAGATCAACAAAATTACACCGTCAAGATTCAAAAGGATGCCAAGTGGTCTGATGGTGAACCTGTTACTGCTGCTGATGCAATTTTCACAATGAATCTTGTCGCAAATCCTAAAACGGAAACAAGCGTAGGTAACTTTCTCACCATTATTGATGGATTAGATGATAGCGGAAAGCTTCCGGAAGGTGAGACAGAGATCCCTTCAATTGAAGAAGTTGATGAAAAAACATTTACTTTTAAAACGAAACAGCCTGTTGACCCAAATATGGTAAAAGAGCAGCTGGGAGCTAAATTTATGATCTTGCCTAAGCATGTGCTGCAAGATGTAAAGCCTGAAGATCTGTCAAAAGATCCTTTCATGCAAAAGCCAACAGTTACAAATGGACCTTTCAATTTCGTCGTTTATAAGAAGGATCAGTACGTAGAATATGAAGCAAATGAAAATTATTATTTAGGTAAGCCAAAGCTTAATAAAATGTTTGTGAAAATAATGCCGGCAGCTAATATCGTTGCTCAATTGCAAACGGGAGAACTTAGCATGAACGCAGCGGGAGGAATAGGGAAGATCCCTGCAAATGACTATGAAACAGTAGAAAAGTTCCAAAATGTAACGACTAAATTTGAAAAAACATATGGCTATCAATCTATTATGTTCAACACAGAATCGGTTGCAGATCCGAAAATCAGGCAAGCTGTTGCTTATGCAATTGATCGTAAGGCGATTGTGGACAAGCTCCTGAAAGGTGAAGGCGAAATCGTTGATGGTCCCTATACCTCTGTCAGCCCGTATCTAGATAAAGACCTTAAGACGTATACGTATGATCCTGAGAAAGCAAAGCAGCTGTTAAAAGAAGCAGGATGGGATTTTAACAAGCCGTTAAACATCATCGTTCCGACGGGCAACAAGGTCCGTGAACAATCTGCAGATATTATTACTCAAGACTTGAAAGCGATAGGATTAAAAACAAACGTGACAACGTATGACTTCCCGACCTTGCTGGCAAAAGCCAAGGCAGGGGATTATGATGTTATGTTTATTGGATTTACGAATTCGCTTGATCCAGATATTTCCTCCATGTATAAGTCAAATGCGCCTTCAAATTATATGAAATACAACAGTGAAAAGAGTGATGAATTGCTGAATAAGGGGAAATCTGAGCCTGATGTGGAAAAAAGAAAAGAAATTTATTCAGAGCTGCAAAAGCTTTGGAATGAAGACCTGCCTGTTTTCACCTTGTATTCAGATAATGATTTTTCAGCTGTCAGCAAAGAAGTGAAAGAGGGAGAGCCTAAAGTATTTGGCTTTCATAAAAACCTTCAAAATTGGACGATGACAGGGTCCAATTAG
- a CDS encoding ABC transporter ATP-binding protein yields MSIPIAEKERFIPEPNMDKPLIEIKQLEKYYPIKKGIISRTVGHVKAVDGLNFEIYPGETLALVGESGCGKSTTGRSIVKLDEPTGGQIIFNGRDLSSLNGADLRKARLDLQIIFQDPYSSLNPRKRIGDLLAEALLAHKLASKEEAVKKVDDMLEIVGLTKSHKNRYPHEFSGGQRQRIGIARALILEPKLIVCDEPVSALDVSIQAQILNLLKDLQKKFRLTYLFIAHGLGAVKYISDRIAVMYLGKIVEIGKTEDIFKNPKHPYTQALLNAYPIPNPHFRNRERIVLAGDVPSPANPPKGCSFHTRCPIAKDICRQQTPELLGGSQSIACHFPLN; encoded by the coding sequence ATGAGTATTCCAATTGCTGAAAAAGAAAGATTCATTCCCGAACCGAACATGGACAAGCCGCTAATTGAAATCAAACAGCTGGAAAAATATTATCCAATCAAGAAAGGGATTATTTCCAGAACTGTTGGCCATGTCAAAGCGGTCGATGGCTTGAATTTTGAAATTTACCCTGGAGAAACACTTGCACTAGTAGGGGAATCGGGTTGCGGAAAGTCTACAACAGGCAGATCAATTGTAAAATTGGATGAGCCGACTGGCGGTCAAATCATTTTCAACGGAAGGGATTTATCATCCTTAAATGGCGCCGATTTGCGAAAAGCCCGCCTCGATCTGCAGATTATTTTTCAAGACCCGTATTCTTCACTGAATCCCAGAAAGAGGATTGGAGATCTTCTTGCTGAGGCGCTGCTTGCTCATAAGCTTGCTAGCAAGGAGGAGGCAGTCAAAAAAGTTGATGATATGCTCGAAATTGTCGGTCTCACAAAATCTCATAAAAACCGCTACCCCCATGAATTTTCAGGTGGTCAGAGACAAAGAATCGGCATAGCCCGTGCATTAATTCTTGAACCAAAGCTGATCGTTTGCGATGAGCCAGTGTCGGCACTTGATGTATCGATCCAAGCTCAAATTTTGAATCTGTTAAAGGATTTGCAGAAAAAATTCCGCTTAACCTATTTGTTTATTGCTCATGGTTTAGGCGCTGTTAAATACATAAGCGATCGCATCGCGGTTATGTATCTTGGGAAAATTGTCGAAATTGGCAAAACGGAGGATATTTTTAAGAATCCGAAGCACCCGTATACACAAGCCTTATTAAATGCATATCCCATACCAAATCCGCATTTCAGGAATCGGGAAAGAATTGTATTGGCGGGTGATGTCCCGAGCCCGGCAAATCCGCCGAAAGGATGCAGCTTTCATACAAGATGCCCGATAGCGAAGGATATTTGCAGGCAGCAAACGCCAGAGCTATTAGGAGGCAGCCAATCAATCGCATGTCATTTTCCGCTGAACTAA